One segment of Trachemys scripta elegans isolate TJP31775 chromosome 1, CAS_Tse_1.0, whole genome shotgun sequence DNA contains the following:
- the LOC117871370 gene encoding olfactory receptor 51G2-like, with the protein MSAVNDTKLKSVIFLLSGLPSHGDAHLWISVPFCFMYVISILGNSVILFIVKTDRSLHEPMYIFLSMLAVTDLGISITTIPTIMGIYLFNSREISLDACLAQLFFIHLLQCIQSSVLLLMAFDRFIAIYNPLRYASILNLSRIAKMGVVAVLRAMVIKLPLPFLLKQFQYCRANVLSHSYCLHREVMKMACSDITVNSIFGLFTKLITMGLDSLLIFLSYVMILKTVLSIASYKESLRALNTCVSHLCALLLFFIPEISLSLIHRFGEGSDPLLQILLGYISLLLPPMMNPIVYSVKSKHLRVRIIRVFIK; encoded by the coding sequence ATGTCAGCTGtcaatgatacaaaattaaaatcTGTAATATTCCTTCTCTCCGGGCTACCAAGTCATGGAGATGCACATCTCTGGATTTCTGTCCCCTTCTGTTTCATGTATGTTATTTCTATATTAGGAAATTCAGTTATTCTGTTCATTGTAAAAACAGATCGAAGCCTgcatgagcccatgtacattttcctttccatgttggccgTCACAGACCTTGGCATATCGATAACCACCATACCGACGATAATGGGCATATACTTGTTTAACTCAAGGGAGATCAGCCTCGATGCCTGTTTAGCCCAGCTCTTCTTCATCCACTTGCTTCAATGCATTCAATCCTCTGTGCTGTTGTTAatggcctttgaccgcttcaTTGCAATTTATAACCCGCTGAGATATGCTTCCATTTTAAACCTATCGAGAATAGCAAAGATGGGAGTGGTGGCTGTGCTAAGAGCGATGGTCATAAAACTTCCACTTCCCTTTCTCCTGAAACAGTTCCAATACTGTCGAGccaatgtcctctcccattcctactgcctGCACCGGGAGGTCATGAAGATGGCTTGTTCAGATATCACAGTCAACAGCATCTTTGGATTGTTTACTAAACTCATAACAATGGGGTTGGACTCACTGCTCATCttcctctcttatgtgatgatcctTAAAACAGTGCTGAGCATCGCGTCCTACAAGGAGTCCCTGagggccctgaacacctgcgTCTCCCACCTCTGCGCTCTCCTACTCTTTTTCATACCAGAGATCAGCTTGTCTCTGATACACAGATTCGGGGAGGGCTCTGATCCCTTACTTCAGATTCTCCTGGGCTACATCTCCCTGCTTCTCCCACCGATGATGAATCCAATCGTGTACagtgtgaaaagcaaacaccttcgtgTGAGGATAATCAGGGTGTTCATCAAGTGA